GCATCATGGAATTGGTGCCCAGGTGCGCGACGAGCCCGCCTTGGCCGGCCAGCATTTTCTGGACTTCGCGGCGCGTGTAACGCCCCGAGAAGCATAGGTCGGCGAATTCGCCCGCAGGCAGGCTGCCCGCCCGCTCGGGTGCGAAGGGGCCGTCGCCGTCGAGCGCGTTGTTGACGTCGACGACACGTCCCTGTTTGTGCGCGGCGACGGAGATGCCCCCGCCCAGGTGTGCGACCACGAGGTTTGCCTTTTCGTAGACGATGCCGATGCGGTCGCAGTGCAGGCGTGCCGTGGCTTTCTGGTTGAGTGCGTGGAAGATCGATCTGCGCGGGCAGTCGGGATGGCCGCTCAGGCGTGCCACGTCCTCCATCTCGTCGACGACCACCGGGTCGGCGATGTAGGCTTTGACGCCCGCCATGGCGGCGATCTCGGCGGCCAGCAATCCCCCTAGGTTCGAGGCGTGTTCCATCGTGGCGTTCGTCAGGTCGCGCCGCATGGCTTCGTTGACTTCGTATACGCCGGCCGGGATGGGGCGTACGAGCCCGCCGCGTCCGATGACGGCCGACAGCTGCATGATGTCGAACCCGTGTTCGGACAGCGCCGTGAGTATCATTTCCCGGCGCCAGTCCAGTTGGTCGATGATGTTGGCGTAACGTGCGATCTGTTCGGCCGTGTGGCGCAGGGTCAGATCCAACGAAGGCCGCTCCTCGTCATAGAGGGCGACCTTGGTGGACGTAGAGCCGGGATTTATCGCTAAGATTTTGAAGCCCATAAATTCGGTTCCGGTTAGTAGTTGGTAGGTTGGTGTAGGTGTGTGCCTATTGTTTTACGGCCAGGCAAGCCAGTGCGATCGAGTAGAGTTTGGTCTTGCTCGTGTCGCCGCGCGAGGTCAGTACGCAGGGCACCTTCGTGCCTGCGACCATGGCGGCCAGTTCGCCTCCGCAGAGGTGCGTCACCGACTTGAAGAAGACGTTGGCCGACTCCAGGTTGGGGAAAAGCAGGCAGTCGGGGTCGCCCGCTACAGACGAACCTTTGACTTTCTTGTGCTCGGCGACATCCTTGTAGAGTGCTACGTCGAGCGACAGGGGGCCGTCGATGATGACGTTGCCCAGCTGTCCACGGTCGCCCATTTTGGCGAGCAGGGCGCCTTCGGTCGACGAAATGACGCTGGGGAGCAGCTGCTCGGAGGGGGCGATGCAGGCGATCTTGGGGGTTTCGATGCCCAGCAGGTTGGCGACTTTTGCAAGGTAGCCGATCTGCTTGATCTTCTGTTTGAAGTCGGGCAGCGGGATGACCGCGACGTCGGAGATGACCAGCAGTTTGTGGTAGCAGGGCATCTCGACGATCGACACGTGGCTCAGCACGCCCTTCGGGGGGAACAACCCGGCTTCCTTGTTGAGGATGCCGCGCATGTACTTGTCGGTCGAGACAAGTCCCTTCATCAGCACGTCGGCGTTGCCCGCCACGACGGCGGCCACGGCCTGCTGCACGCATTTGACGTCGCTGGCCTCGTCGACGATGTTGAATGCCTTGATGTCGATGTCGTTTTCGGCGCATACCTGCTCGATGACTTTCTTCTCACCGAACAGCGTGGGCTCCACGATACCTTCCTTGTAGGCTTCGTAGACGGCTTCCAGCGTATGCGAATCCTGGCCGTAGGCTACGGCCAGCCGTTTTTTACCCCTTTTTCTCGCCTCGTCGACGATTTCTGTAAGATGTTGGATCATTGTGGTGTTGTGCTTTTATTTATTTTACCAGATTGTACGTGTCGGTGGCGATGACCAGTTCCTCGTCGGTGGCGATGACGGCGACCTTGACCCGCGAGGAGGGTTTCGAAAGGATTTTGTCCACGCCGCGGGCGCCCTTGTTGGCTGCGCGGTCGAACTCGACGCCCATGAATTCGAGCCCCGTGCAGACCGTCTCGCGCATCTCGCACGAATTCTCGCCCACGCCGCCCGTGAAGACGATCAGGTCGACGCCGCCCATTTCGGCGGCATACTCCCCGACGAATTTGCGGATGCGCCCGTAGTGCATGTCGCGGGCGAGGATGGCGCGGGGGTTCCCTTCGTCGTAGGCGCGGTCGATGTCACGCATGTCGCTCGAAAGGTCGGTGAGCCCCAAAACGCCCGATTTCTTGTTCATCATCTCGTTCACCTCGGCGTAGGACATGCCCTCCTTTTCGCCGATGAAGGTGATGGCGCTGGGGTCGACGTTGCCGCAGCGGGTACCCATCACCAGCCCGTCCACGGGCGAGAAGCCCATCGACGTGTCATGGGACTTGCCGTTGAGCACGGCCGTGACCGATGCGCCGTTGCCGATGTGGCAGGTGATGATCTTCGAATTCTCGAAGTCGAGGCCCGCGAGCCGGGCACCGGTCTGTGCCACGTATTTGTGGCTGGTGCCGTGGAAGCCGTACTTGCGTACGCGGTACTTGTCGTAATAGGCGTGGGGCAGGGCGTACATGTAGTTTACGGCCGGGATAGTCTGGTGGAACGAGGTGTCGAAGACGGTGACCTGCGGGACGCCCGGCAGGACTTTCTCGATCGACAGCACGCCTTCGAGGTTGGCCGGGTTGTGCAGCGGTGCGATTTCGAACAGTGAACGGATCTTGGATTTCACCTCCTCGGTCACGATACAGCTCTCGGGGAAGAACTCTCCGCCGTGCGCCACGCGGTGGCCGACGGCCTTCACCTCGTCGAGCGAGCCGATGACGCCGTGTGCGGGGTCGGTCAGCGCGTCGAGCACCAGTTTGATGCCGGTGGTGTGGTCGGGGATGGGGCGGTGCAGCTCGAACGGTTCTTTGCCGACGGGCTTATGGGTGAGGTCGCCTTCCGGCAGGCCGATGCGTTCCACGATTCCTTTCGCGAGCAGTTTGCTCGATGCGGCTTCCATGTCGATCACCTGATACTTGATCGACGAGCTGCCGCAGTTCAATACCAAAATTACCATTTCTCTTTATAGTTAATTTCTAAATGTCGTTCCTATCCACATGCCGGCGGCTGCAAAAACAATGCATACCGCCACGCTCAGCCCCACATAGGTCGCCGCCGCCGTGTAACACTCCTCGCGCAGCAGGCGCACCGCGTCGGCCGAAAAGGTCGAAAAAGTGGTAAACCCGCCGCAGAAACCCACGATGAGCAGCCATCCGAGCGTCTCGGAGCTGGTCGCTTCGAGCAGGATGCCGATCAGCAGCGAACCCGCGGCATTGACCGTGAACGTACCCGCCGGGAATCCCAGCAGCGTCTGTCCCGCCATGATTCCGCCGCAAAGCAGGTAGCGGACGATGCTGCCGGCAGCGCCGCCGCATCCTACGGCCAGAAGTTCACGAATCATAAGTTAAATATACACCAAATTTTAAGGATATGCAAATTTACAGAAAAAATGCTTACGGATTGTTATTTTTCCTGCCGTTTTTTGAGGTTTTTTTGTCGTATCGGGATTTAAGGTTGGCGGATTTGTCCGTCGCCCGAGACGATATACTTGTAGGTCGTGAGTTCGGGCAGTCCCATCGGGCCGCGGGCGTGGAGTTTCTGCGTCGAGATACCCACTTCGGCGCCGAAGCCGAACTGCCCGCCGTCGGTGAAGGCGGTCGAGACGTTGACGTAGACGCATGCGGCGTCGACGCTGCGCGTGAACTGCGTGGCGGCCTGCTTGTTTTCGGTGACAATGGCTTCGCTGTGGCGCGACGAGTAGCGGGCGATATGCGCCAGCGCCCCGTCGAGCGACGCGACGGTTCTCACGGCCAGTTTGTAGTCGAGGAACTCGGTGCCGAAATGCTCTTCGGCGGCATGTTCCAGCAACCCGGCGGGGTAGTGCCCGTCGAGGGCGGCGAAAGCCTCTTCGTCGGCGTAGACCGTCACATGCGCCCCGGCCAGCGGTGCGCACAGCTCCGGAAGGTCGGTGAGGCGGCCGCGGTGGATGACCAGGCAGTCGAGGGCGTTGCAGACGCTCACGCGGCGCGTCTTGGCGTTGCAGACCACGGCACGTCCCTTTTCGAGGTCGCCGTCGATGTCGAAATAGGTGTGGACGATGCCGGCGCCCGTTTCGATGACCGGGATGCGGGCGTTCTCGCGGACGAAGCGGATCAGCCCCGCCCCGCCGCGCGGGATGACTACGTCGACATAGCCCACGGCGCTCAGCAGCGCCCCCACGGCTTCGTGCCCCGCGGGGAGCAGCGTGAAGGTGTTTTCGTCGATGCCCTCGGCTGCGAGTGCTTCGTGCAGCAGCGCCGCGATCGCCTCGTTGGAATGGCGGGCGTCGCTGCCCCCTTTCAGGACGCAGGCGTTGCCCGTCTTGACGCAGAGCGCGAAGATGTCGGCCGTGACATTGGGGCGGGCTTCGCAGACCATGCCGACCACGCCGAACGGTACGCGGCGCTTGACGATGGTCATGCCGTTGGGGCGCGTCCAGCGCGCCAGTTCCTCGCCCTGCGGCGAACGCAGGTGCGAAACGGCCTCCATGTCGGAGGCGATGGCGTCGATGCGTTCGGGGGTCAGCCGCAGGCGGTCGAGCATGGGCGACGAGGCGGGCATGGCCTCGATGTCGCGGGCGTTGGCTTCGAGCAATGCGGGCGTATGCCCGCGCAGGAGCCTTGCGGCGTGTTGCAGGATGCGGCCGAGGCGTTCGGGTTCGACGTCGGCCAGCGCCGTCCCGGCCTTCCGGGCGGCCTTGAACAGGGATTCGTAGTCCATAATCGTTTATTCCATGTAGAGGTAATCGCAGTGGACGAGGGGCTTGAGTCCTTTGCGTCCGATGTTGCGGCGGGCGGTGCCGCTGTCGCACGAGATGCGTCCCACGGCCAGTTGTGCCCCGTCGGGCGAGAGGATGCGCACCAGGTCGTCGCGCTCGAAGTCGCCCTCGACGGCTGTGACGCCCACGGCGAGGATGCTGGCGGCCTTGCTGGCGCGGACGGCTTCGGCGGCGCCCTGGTCGATGCGCAGCACGCCCTTGGCGAAGCCTTCGCTGCTGGCGATCCATTTCTTGACGCCCGAGGCTGCCCTCGGAGCCGGTTCGAACCGGGTGCAGGGCACATCCTTTGCGGCCAGTACGAGGTCGGTGAGGATGCCGTCGCGGCGGCCGTTGGCGATGATGACCTCGATGCCTTCAGCCGCGGCGCGCGACGAGACGCGGCTCTTGGTGGCCATGCCGCCGCGGCCGCGCGACGAGCGTACGGGGTCGATGTACTGCGAGAGGTCTTCCGAGGGTTTCACACGGCGGATGACCTGCGATGCGGGGTCGGCGGGCGAGCCGTCGTAGATGCCGTCGATGTTGCTCAGGATAATGAGCGCTTCGGCGTTCATCATGGCCGCGACGAGCCCCGAGAGCTCGTCGTTGTCGGTGAACATCAGTTCGGTGACCGAGATGGTGTCGTTCTCGTTGACGATCGGCAGCACGCCGTTGGCGAGCATCGTCTCCATGCAGTTGCGCTGGTTGAGGTACTGCCGCCGTGTGGAGAGGCTCTCCTTGGTGGTGAGCACCTGCCCGCAGACGATGCCGTATTCGTTGAAGAGGTCGTAGTAGCGGTTGAGTAGCTTGACCTGCCCCACGGCGGAGAAGAGCTGCCGTGCGGAGACCGAATCGAGCTTCCCGGCGCGTTGCCCGAGGATGCTGCGCCCCGAGGCCACGGCTCCCGACGAAACCAGGATGACCTCGGTGCCCGCGCGGTGGAGCCGGGCCACCTGGTCGACCAGGGCCGAGATGCGGGTGGTGTCGGGACGGCCGTCGTCGCGGGTCAGCACGTTGCTGCCCACCTTGATGACGATGCGCCGGTATTTGTTCTGTGTGTCCATATGCGTTTCATTCGCCGGGAATGGCCCGGCTCAGGGTTCGAATTTGTAGCCCACGCCCTTGATGGTGACGATGCGTTCGTCGCCGATCTTCTGGCGCAGTTTGCGGATGTGCACGTCGATGGTGCGGTCGCCCACGACCACCTCGGTGCCCCAGATCTTCGTATATATCTCTTCGCGCGAGAAGAGCTTCCCGGGCGACGAATAGAGCAGGTCGAGCAGCGCGAATTCCTTGCGCGGAAGGGCTATCTCGTGGCCGTCGCGCGTCACGGTGTAATGCTCGCGGTCGACGGCGATGCCTGCCGCGGCAGGTTCCGCCGGCGCGGTTTCGGCGTCGATCCGCTTGAGGATGGCCTGCACGCGGCTGACCAGCAGCTTCATCTTGATCGGCTTGGTGAGGTAGTCGTCCGCCCCGACGCCGAAGCCCGTAAGCTGCTGATCCTCCTCGCCCAGCGCCGAGAGAAATACCACCATCGTGTCGCGCAGCTGCGGATCCTGGCGGATGGCACGGCAGGTCTGCGCACCGTCCATGACGGGCATCATCATGTCCAGCAGGATCAGGTGCGGACGGCACTCGGCGGCGGCCTTCAGCGCCTCGGCGCCGTTCTGCGCCGTGAATACTTCGTAGCCCTCCTTCTGGAGGGTGTACCTCACGAATTCGAGGATGTCGATTTCATCGTCGACAAGCAGGATGCGGTGGCTCATGGTTCCGGTTGACAGGTT
This Alistipes onderdonkii DNA region includes the following protein-coding sequences:
- a CDS encoding response regulator transcription factor, with translation MSHRILLVDDEIDILEFVRYTLQKEGYEVFTAQNGAEALKAAAECRPHLILLDMMMPVMDGAQTCRAIRQDPQLRDTMVVFLSALGEEDQQLTGFGVGADDYLTKPIKMKLLVSRVQAILKRIDAETAPAEPAAAGIAVDREHYTVTRDGHEIALPRKEFALLDLLYSSPGKLFSREEIYTKIWGTEVVVGDRTIDVHIRKLRQKIGDERIVTIKGVGYKFEP
- a CDS encoding phosphate acyltransferase, translated to MIQHLTEIVDEARKRGKKRLAVAYGQDSHTLEAVYEAYKEGIVEPTLFGEKKVIEQVCAENDIDIKAFNIVDEASDVKCVQQAVAAVVAGNADVLMKGLVSTDKYMRGILNKEAGLFPPKGVLSHVSIVEMPCYHKLLVISDVAVIPLPDFKQKIKQIGYLAKVANLLGIETPKIACIAPSEQLLPSVISSTEGALLAKMGDRGQLGNVIIDGPLSLDVALYKDVAEHKKVKGSSVAGDPDCLLFPNLESANVFFKSVTHLCGGELAAMVAGTKVPCVLTSRGDTSKTKLYSIALACLAVKQ
- a CDS encoding acetate/propionate family kinase; the protein is MVILVLNCGSSSIKYQVIDMEAASSKLLAKGIVERIGLPEGDLTHKPVGKEPFELHRPIPDHTTGIKLVLDALTDPAHGVIGSLDEVKAVGHRVAHGGEFFPESCIVTEEVKSKIRSLFEIAPLHNPANLEGVLSIEKVLPGVPQVTVFDTSFHQTIPAVNYMYALPHAYYDKYRVRKYGFHGTSHKYVAQTGARLAGLDFENSKIITCHIGNGASVTAVLNGKSHDTSMGFSPVDGLVMGTRCGNVDPSAITFIGEKEGMSYAEVNEMMNKKSGVLGLTDLSSDMRDIDRAYDEGNPRAILARDMHYGRIRKFVGEYAAEMGGVDLIVFTGGVGENSCEMRETVCTGLEFMGVEFDRAANKGARGVDKILSKPSSRVKVAVIATDEELVIATDTYNLVK
- the crcB gene encoding fluoride efflux transporter CrcB, producing the protein MIRELLAVGCGGAAGSIVRYLLCGGIMAGQTLLGFPAGTFTVNAAGSLLIGILLEATSSETLGWLLIVGFCGGFTTFSTFSADAVRLLREECYTAAATYVGLSVAVCIVFAAAGMWIGTTFRN
- the proB gene encoding glutamate 5-kinase, producing MDTQNKYRRIVIKVGSNVLTRDDGRPDTTRISALVDQVARLHRAGTEVILVSSGAVASGRSILGQRAGKLDSVSARQLFSAVGQVKLLNRYYDLFNEYGIVCGQVLTTKESLSTRRQYLNQRNCMETMLANGVLPIVNENDTISVTELMFTDNDELSGLVAAMMNAEALIILSNIDGIYDGSPADPASQVIRRVKPSEDLSQYIDPVRSSRGRGGMATKSRVSSRAAAEGIEVIIANGRRDGILTDLVLAAKDVPCTRFEPAPRAASGVKKWIASSEGFAKGVLRIDQGAAEAVRASKAASILAVGVTAVEGDFERDDLVRILSPDGAQLAVGRISCDSGTARRNIGRKGLKPLVHCDYLYME
- the buk gene encoding butyrate kinase; translated protein: MGFKILAINPGSTSTKVALYDEERPSLDLTLRHTAEQIARYANIIDQLDWRREMILTALSEHGFDIMQLSAVIGRGGLVRPIPAGVYEVNEAMRRDLTNATMEHASNLGGLLAAEIAAMAGVKAYIADPVVVDEMEDVARLSGHPDCPRRSIFHALNQKATARLHCDRIGIVYEKANLVVAHLGGGISVAAHKQGRVVDVNNALDGDGPFAPERAGSLPAGEFADLCFSGRYTRREVQKMLAGQGGLVAHLGTNSMMQVSERIAQGDEKARLVAEAMCYGISKQIGAMAAAMCGRVDAVILTGGIAHNEFVVRYIEQHCSFIAPVSVYPGENELESLVANALVVLRGTIVPKVYA
- a CDS encoding glutamate-5-semialdehyde dehydrogenase; this translates as MDYESLFKAARKAGTALADVEPERLGRILQHAARLLRGHTPALLEANARDIEAMPASSPMLDRLRLTPERIDAIASDMEAVSHLRSPQGEELARWTRPNGMTIVKRRVPFGVVGMVCEARPNVTADIFALCVKTGNACVLKGGSDARHSNEAIAALLHEALAAEGIDENTFTLLPAGHEAVGALLSAVGYVDVVIPRGGAGLIRFVRENARIPVIETGAGIVHTYFDIDGDLEKGRAVVCNAKTRRVSVCNALDCLVIHRGRLTDLPELCAPLAGAHVTVYADEEAFAALDGHYPAGLLEHAAEEHFGTEFLDYKLAVRTVASLDGALAHIARYSSRHSEAIVTENKQAATQFTRSVDAACVYVNVSTAFTDGGQFGFGAEVGISTQKLHARGPMGLPELTTYKYIVSGDGQIRQP